ATGTACGCTTTTCCGGGGATGAAAGTGATGATCTTCAGTTTCGGGGCCGATGATCCGGCTCATCCGTATTTGCCCCATAATTACGAAGAGAACTATGTCGCCTATACCGCCACTCACGACAACAATACTGTACGAGGGTGGTTCGACGAAGAGGCTGACGACGAAACCCGTGCGCGCTTCTTCCGCTATCTCGGACGCGAAGTCGAAGCGGAACAGGTTCACTGGGAGATGATCCGGCTGGTGATGATGTCCCGGGCGGGGCTGGCGATGTTTCCGATGCAGGATTTGCTCGGATTAGGTTCCGGCTCGCGCACGAATCGTCCTTCGTTTGGTGACGGTAACTGGCGCTGGCGAATTCTTCAGGACCAGATCAACGATAATATCACTACCAAACTGGCCGAAATGACACGCCTTTATGGCCGGATCTGATACAAAAAAACGTCGGCTCAGAATTCATGACCTGGTGTCATAAACCAGAACCGACGTTTATGCTTATTCTTACTGCCTGAAATTCTGTCCGTCGGGCAGTTTTACTTCAATTTCTTCTAATGCCCGAAAGCCGGATATTTTACAGGCAGTTTAAACTATTACTTCTTTTTTTCCTGGCTCGGAAGATCGTGAATGCCCTTGGCTTTCATCTTCTCGAAATCGAATTTTTCCGGCATATCGGCATGGAATTTTTCCGGAG
The Candidatus Zixiibacteriota bacterium genome window above contains:
- a CDS encoding 4-alpha-glucanotransferase (amylomaltase; acts to release glucose from maltodextrins), with amino-acid sequence ETAINGKWVKVPVRDFFDTIMKHFFLPPIIAEDLGMITADVREILKMYAFPGMKVMIFSFGADDPAHPYLPHNYEENYVAYTATHDNNTVRGWFDEEADDETRARFFRYLGREVEAEQVHWEMIRLVMMSRAGLAMFPMQDLLGLGSGSRTNRPSFGDGNWRWRILQDQINDNITTKLAEMTRLYGRI